In Arvicola amphibius chromosome 1, mArvAmp1.2, whole genome shotgun sequence, one DNA window encodes the following:
- the Slc5a2 gene encoding sodium/glucose cotransporter 2 gives MEKHVKDGSELGEQRVLIDNPADILVIAAYFLLVIGVGLWSMFRTNRGTVGGYFLAGRNMVWWPVGASLFASNIGSGHFVGLAGTGAASGLAVAGFEWNALFVVLLLGWLFVPVYLTAGVITMPQYLRKRFGGHRIRLYLSVLSLFLYIFTKISVDMFSGAVFIQQALGWNIYASVIALLGITMIYTVTGGLAALMYTDTVQTFVILAGAFILTGYAFHEVGGYSGLFDKYLGAVTSLTVSKDPAIGNISSTCYQPRPDSYHLLRDPVTGDLPWPALLLGLTIVSGWYWCSDQVIVQRCLAGKNLTHIKAGCILCGYLKLMPMFLMVMPGMISRILYPDEVACVVPEVCKRVCGTEVGCSNIAYPQLVVKLMPNGLRGLMLAVMLAALMSSLASIFNSSSTLFTMDIYTRLRPRAGDRELLIIGRLWVVFIVAVSVAWLPVVQAAQGGQLFDYIQSVSSYLAPPVSAVFVLALFVPRVNEKGAFWGLIGGLLMGLARLIPEFFFGSGSCVRPSACPVLLCGVHYLYFAVVLFVCSGLLTLVVSLCSAPIPQKHLHRLVFSLRHSKEEREDLDADELEIPTPSPVQNKCQEHAVEIEDVQAPAPSRLRQCLLWFCGMSRSGSGSPPPTEEVAATTRRLEDISEDPGWARVVNLNALLMMTVAVFLWGFYA, from the exons ATGGAGAAACATGTGAAGGACGGCTCTGAACTTGGGGAGCAGAGGGTCCTAATTGACAATCCTGCTGACATCCTGGTCATTGCTGCGTATTTCCTGCTGGTCATTGGTGTTGGCTTGTGG TCTATGTTCAGAACCAACAGAGGCACGGTTGGTGGCTACTTCCTGGCAGGACGAAACATGGTGTGGTGGCCG GTTGGAGCCTCTCTGTTCGCCAGCAACATTGGCAGTGGCCATTTCGTGGGCCTGGCAGGGACCGGCGCGGCAAGCGGCTTGGCTGTGGCTGGATTTGAGTGGAAT gcgctctttgtggtgttgctaCTCGGCTGGCTCTTCGTGCCTGTGTACCTGACGGCAGGCGTGATTACGATGCCTCAGTACCTGCGCAAGCGCTTTGGCGGGCACCGTATTCGCCTCTACCTGTCGGTGCTCTCACTTTTTTTGTACATCTTCACCAAGATCTCG GTGGACATGTTCTCCGGGGCGGTATTCATACAGCAGGCCCTGGGCTGGAACATCTATGCTTCTGTCATTGCACTCTTGGGCATCACCATGATTTATACCGTGACAG GAGGGCTGGCGGCACTGATGTACACAGACACCGTGCAGACCTTTGTCATTCTTGCTGGGGCCTTCATCCTCACTGGTTACG CTTTCCATGAAGTGGGCGGCTACTCGGGTCTCTTCGACAAATACCTGGGAGCAGTGACTTCACTGACTGTGTCTAAGGATCCGGCTATTGGCAACATCTCCAGCACCTGCTACCAACCAAGGCCCGATTCCTACCACCTACTGCGTGACCCGGTGACAGGAGATCTGCCGTGGCCGGCCCTACTCCTGGGACTTACCATAGTCTCAGGCTGGTATTGGTGCAGTGACCAG GTCATAGTGCAGCGCTGCCTGGCTGGAAAGAACTTGACTCACATCAAAGCCGGATGCATCTTGTGTGGCTACCTGAAGCTGATGCCCATGTTCCTCATGGTCATGCCGGGCATGATCAGCCGCATTCTTTACCCAG ATGAAGTTGCATGTGTGGTACCCGAGGTGTGTAAGCGGGTGTGCGGCACTGAGGTGGGCTGCTCTAACATCGCCTACCCACAGCTTGTTGTGAAGCTCATGCCCAATG GTCTGCGTGGACTCATGCTCGCCGTCATGCTGGCTGCCCTCATGTCTTCTCTAGCATCCATCTTTAACAGCAGCAGCACGCTCTTTACTATGGATATCTACACCCGCCTGCGGCCTCGTGCAGGCGACAGGGAGCTGCTGATAATTGGAAG GCTTTGGGTGGTATTCATTGTGGCAGTGTCGGTGGCGTGGCTCCCTGTGGTGCAGGCGGCACAGGGTGGGCAGCTCTTCGACTACATCCAGTCCGTCTCCAGCTACCTGGCGCCCCCGGTGTCCGCAGTCTTTGTGCTCGCTCTCTTCGTGCCCCGTGTTAACGAGAAG GGTGCTTTCTGGGGACTGATCGGGGGCCTGCTGATGGGCCTGGCACGGCTCATACCCGAGTTCTTCTTCGGCTCGGGCAGCTGCGTGCGACCCTCAGCATGCCCAGTGCTGCTCTGCGGGGTGCACTACCTCTACTTTGCCGTCGTCCTCTTCGTCTGCTCCGGCCTCCTCACACTTGTGGTCTCCCTGTGCAGTGCGCCCATCCCACAGAAGCAC CTCCACCGCCTGGTTTTCAGTCTCCGGCACAGCAAGGAGGAACGGGAGGACCTAGATGCTGATGAGTTAGAAATCCCAACCCCGTCCCCTGTGCAGAACAAGTGCCAGGAACATGCAGTGGAGATCGAAG ACGTCCAGGCCCCAGCACCGAGCCGGCTCCGTCAGTGCCTGCTCTGGTTCTGTGGGATGAGCAGGAGTGGGTCAGGTAGTCCTCCACCCACCGAGGAGGTGGCTGCGACAACCAGGCGGCTAGAGGACATCAGTGAGGACCCTGGCTGGGCCCGGGTGGTCAACCTTAATGCCCTGCTCATGATGACCGTGGCTGTGTTCCTCTGGGGCTTTTATGCATAA